One part of the Anaeromyxobacter sp. Fw109-5 genome encodes these proteins:
- a CDS encoding NAD(P)-binding domain-containing protein yields MDLASAVIVAGSLLAVGLLARGHVARRSARQRRDEATLGERSARGGHLPRSLHPVIDPDICIGSLSCLRACPEGDILGVVDGAARLVHGDHCIGHGRCAAECPVGAIRLVFGTAERGVDLPEVDGFFESSRPGVHVVGELGGMGLIKNAFAQGLEAAERLAELVAPGSGEVVVVGSGPAGLATALGLKARRVPFRLLEQGEVGGAIAHYPRQKVAMTETVQLPLVGRFGRRLMTKEELLADFRRVLERAAIRVEHGVKVTGIGGEDGRFVVETERGPVPAAKVVLAIGRRGTPRKLGVPGEELAKVSYGLTDPEQYDGAKVLVVGGGDAALEGAIQLAGQSDAEVTLSYRGAELARCREANRKQIEALAAAGRVTMLLPSQVREIRPGEVSLELGGHVTSLENDFVIVNVGGELPLEFLAKAGVALRRFHGEAPGERGDDAKAARRRAAAGQERAERLRRRVFRVLYVLAGAAILAFLAWKGHEYYPLSRVERLRSPAHPSLKSAGPWGHGVGIAATAFMLSNFLYAARKRWKRLGALGKIKGWLDFHVFVGFMSPLVIAFHAAFQSNNLLASGTAGALGIVVTTGIVGRFIYGAVPSDGGKAVELADLLARFERLRDDLGPLLARGGAPARALVDRVTAPVQASSFALLFVRMPLEALSVRVRLLALRGRFEDRRRFRELRDEVVRLARLRWQIRFYGSLKRLLRGWRVFHASLAVFLVLAIAAHIGLSLYLGYGLLRR; encoded by the coding sequence ATGGATCTCGCCTCCGCGGTGATCGTCGCCGGCTCTCTCCTCGCCGTGGGGCTCCTCGCGCGCGGCCACGTGGCGCGGCGCAGCGCGCGCCAGCGCCGTGACGAGGCCACGCTCGGCGAGCGATCCGCGCGCGGCGGGCACCTCCCGCGCTCGCTGCACCCCGTGATCGACCCGGACATCTGCATCGGCAGCCTCTCCTGCCTGCGCGCGTGCCCGGAGGGCGACATCCTGGGCGTCGTGGACGGCGCCGCGCGGCTCGTGCACGGCGATCACTGCATCGGCCACGGACGCTGCGCGGCGGAGTGTCCGGTCGGCGCGATCCGGCTGGTGTTCGGGACCGCCGAGCGCGGCGTCGACCTCCCCGAGGTGGACGGGTTCTTCGAGTCCTCCCGCCCGGGCGTGCACGTCGTCGGCGAGCTCGGCGGGATGGGCCTCATCAAGAACGCCTTCGCGCAGGGGCTCGAGGCGGCCGAGCGGCTCGCCGAGCTCGTCGCGCCGGGTTCCGGCGAGGTCGTGGTGGTGGGCAGCGGCCCGGCCGGCCTCGCCACGGCGCTCGGGTTGAAGGCGCGGCGGGTGCCGTTCCGGCTGCTCGAGCAAGGCGAGGTGGGCGGCGCCATCGCGCACTACCCGCGGCAGAAGGTCGCGATGACCGAGACCGTTCAGCTGCCGCTCGTCGGTCGGTTCGGGCGGCGCCTCATGACGAAGGAGGAGCTGCTCGCCGACTTCCGCCGCGTCCTCGAGCGGGCCGCGATCCGGGTCGAGCACGGGGTGAAGGTCACCGGCATCGGCGGCGAGGACGGCCGCTTCGTCGTGGAGACCGAGCGCGGCCCCGTGCCCGCCGCGAAGGTGGTGCTGGCCATCGGCCGGCGCGGGACGCCGCGGAAGCTGGGCGTGCCCGGTGAGGAGCTCGCGAAGGTCTCCTACGGCCTGACCGATCCGGAGCAGTACGACGGCGCGAAGGTCCTCGTCGTCGGCGGCGGGGACGCTGCGCTCGAGGGGGCGATCCAGCTCGCCGGGCAGAGCGACGCCGAGGTGACGCTCTCGTACCGCGGCGCCGAGCTCGCGCGCTGCCGCGAGGCGAACCGCAAGCAGATCGAGGCGCTCGCGGCGGCGGGGCGGGTGACGATGCTCCTGCCGTCCCAGGTCCGGGAGATCCGCCCGGGCGAGGTCTCGCTCGAGCTCGGCGGCCACGTCACCAGCCTCGAGAACGACTTCGTCATCGTCAACGTGGGCGGCGAGCTGCCGCTCGAGTTCCTCGCGAAGGCCGGCGTCGCCTTGCGGCGCTTCCACGGGGAGGCGCCCGGCGAGCGCGGCGACGACGCCAAGGCGGCGCGACGCCGCGCCGCGGCGGGCCAGGAGCGGGCCGAGCGCCTCCGGCGGCGCGTGTTCCGGGTCCTCTACGTCCTCGCCGGCGCGGCCATCCTGGCCTTCCTCGCGTGGAAGGGGCACGAGTACTACCCGCTGTCGCGCGTCGAGCGGCTCCGCTCTCCGGCGCACCCGAGCCTCAAGTCGGCGGGGCCGTGGGGGCACGGGGTGGGGATCGCGGCGACGGCGTTCATGCTCTCCAACTTCCTCTACGCCGCGCGCAAGCGCTGGAAGCGGCTCGGGGCGCTCGGGAAGATCAAGGGCTGGCTCGACTTCCACGTCTTCGTGGGGTTCATGAGCCCGCTCGTCATCGCGTTCCACGCGGCGTTCCAGTCGAACAACCTCCTCGCGAGCGGCACGGCCGGCGCGCTCGGCATCGTGGTGACCACGGGCATCGTGGGCCGGTTCATCTACGGGGCCGTCCCGTCCGACGGCGGGAAGGCCGTCGAGCTCGCGGACCTGCTCGCCCGCTTCGAGCGGCTGCGCGACGACCTCGGGCCGCTGCTCGCGCGCGGCGGCGCTCCGGCGCGGGCGCTCGTGGACCGGGTCACCGCTCCCGTCCAGGCGAGCTCGTTCGCGCTGCTCTTCGTGCGGATGCCCCTCGAGGCGCTCTCGGTGCGCGTGCGGCTGCTCGCCCTGCGCGGCCGCTTCGAGGACCGGCGCCGCTTCCGCGAGCTGCGCGACGAGGTCGTGCGGCTCGCGCGGCTCCGCTGGCAGATCCGCTTCTACGGCTCGCTGAAGCGCCTCCTGCGCGGCTGGCGCGTCTTCCACGCCTCCCTGGCGGTCTTCCTCGTGCTCGCCATCGCCGCCCACATCGGGCTCTCGCTCTACCTCGGCTACGGGCTCCTCCGCAGATGA
- the cysK gene encoding cysteine synthase A — protein MRIADDITRLIGNTPLVRLNRVMDGARATVAAKLESFNPCSSVKDRIGVAMIEAAERDGLIKPDTVLLEPTSGNTGIGLAFAAAAKGIPIVLTMPETMSVERRKLLLALGAKLVLTPGPEGMKGAIRRAEELAAEDRRYLVLQQFDNPANPEIHRRTTAEEIWRDTEGRIDILVAGTGTGGTITGCAEVLKARKPGLKVVAAEPADSPVLSGGKPGPHKIQGWGPGFVPKVLNANLVDEVITVGHEPAGEMARRLCREEGILSGISCGGAAWAAREVARRPENAGKLVVVVLPDTGERYLSTWLFEDGAR, from the coding sequence ATGCGCATCGCGGACGACATCACCCGGCTCATCGGCAACACGCCGCTCGTGCGGCTCAACCGCGTCATGGACGGCGCGCGCGCCACCGTGGCGGCGAAGCTCGAGAGCTTCAACCCGTGCTCCTCGGTGAAGGACCGGATCGGCGTCGCGATGATCGAGGCGGCGGAGCGCGACGGGCTCATCAAGCCGGACACGGTCCTCCTCGAGCCGACGAGCGGGAACACCGGCATCGGCCTCGCCTTCGCCGCCGCCGCGAAGGGCATCCCCATCGTGCTCACCATGCCCGAGACGATGAGCGTCGAGCGGCGCAAGCTCCTCCTCGCGCTCGGCGCGAAGCTCGTCCTCACCCCCGGGCCGGAGGGCATGAAGGGCGCCATCCGGAGGGCGGAGGAGCTGGCGGCCGAGGACCGGCGCTACCTCGTCCTGCAGCAGTTCGACAACCCGGCGAACCCGGAGATCCACCGGCGCACGACCGCCGAGGAGATCTGGCGCGACACGGAAGGCCGCATCGACATCCTGGTCGCCGGCACGGGGACGGGCGGGACGATCACCGGCTGCGCCGAGGTCCTCAAGGCGCGCAAGCCGGGGCTGAAGGTCGTCGCCGCGGAGCCGGCGGACTCGCCGGTCCTCTCCGGCGGCAAGCCGGGGCCGCACAAGATCCAGGGCTGGGGCCCGGGGTTCGTGCCGAAGGTCCTGAACGCGAACCTGGTGGACGAGGTGATCACGGTGGGCCACGAGCCCGCCGGCGAGATGGCGCGGCGGCTCTGCCGGGAGGAGGGGATCCTCTCCGGGATCTCTTGCGGTGGCGCCGCCTGGGCCGCCCGAGAGGTGGCGCGCCGGCCCGAGAACGCGGGCAAGCTCGTGGTGGTCGTGCTGCCCGACACCGGCGAGCGCTACCTCTCGACCTGGCTGTTCGAGGACGGGGCGCGCTGA
- a CDS encoding site-specific integrase, with amino-acid sequence MANKTEARLWAAKRRDQILAQGGTEAPVKKEVLTLAEFWPKFIEGHAQANQQKPSTIATHERIWKKHLSSLGDRRLDEVDDAQVQLLKGRLSAQKLKPKSVNNVVTVLSKMLKVGVEWRVIEAMPCRIRLLKSAKPVVEFYEDEELERLVSAAGKVDPRTHVAVLLGGDAGLRLGEILALEWSDLDFTRGLMKVQRSECDGAVTLPKGGKPRVVPMTARLKAALHAHRHLKGPRILYEGIEPITKWPLKWLIDVAERRAGLRQGGRVHILRHTFCSRLAARNVPMLTIKGLAGHQSVETTMRYLHLSASAPVEGIRALEDQGTNRAQNQASEKNSSNFS; translated from the coding sequence GTGGCGAACAAGACAGAGGCTCGGCTCTGGGCAGCGAAGAGGCGTGACCAGATCCTGGCCCAGGGCGGGACCGAAGCTCCGGTGAAGAAGGAGGTACTGACGCTGGCTGAGTTCTGGCCCAAGTTCATCGAGGGCCACGCTCAGGCGAACCAGCAGAAGCCCTCAACCATCGCGACGCACGAACGCATCTGGAAAAAGCACCTTTCGTCGCTTGGCGACCGCCGCCTGGACGAGGTGGATGACGCCCAGGTGCAGCTGCTGAAGGGGCGGCTCTCGGCGCAGAAGCTGAAGCCGAAGAGCGTCAACAACGTCGTCACCGTCCTCTCCAAGATGCTGAAGGTCGGGGTGGAGTGGCGGGTGATCGAGGCGATGCCGTGCCGGATACGGCTCCTCAAGTCCGCCAAGCCGGTAGTCGAGTTCTACGAGGACGAGGAGCTCGAGCGGCTCGTCTCGGCAGCCGGAAAGGTCGATCCCCGCACCCACGTTGCCGTCCTCCTGGGCGGTGACGCCGGTCTCCGGCTCGGGGAGATACTCGCCCTGGAGTGGTCGGATCTCGACTTCACTCGAGGCCTGATGAAGGTCCAGCGGTCGGAGTGCGACGGGGCTGTGACCCTGCCAAAGGGCGGCAAGCCGCGAGTCGTCCCGATGACCGCGAGGCTGAAGGCAGCGCTACACGCCCACCGGCATCTGAAGGGCCCTCGCATCCTCTACGAGGGCATCGAGCCGATCACGAAGTGGCCACTGAAGTGGCTCATCGACGTCGCTGAGCGTCGGGCAGGGCTACGGCAGGGTGGGAGGGTCCACATCCTCCGTCACACGTTCTGCTCGCGGCTGGCTGCGCGGAACGTCCCGATGCTGACCATCAAGGGACTCGCAGGGCATCAGTCGGTGGAGACGACGATGCGCTACCTGCACCTGTCCGCCTCGGCTCCGGTCGAGGGGATCAGGGCCCTGGAGGACCAGGGCACAAATCGGGCACAGAATCAGGCGTCCGAGAAAAACAGCAGCAACTTCAGTTAG
- a CDS encoding HNH endonuclease, with product MDTTTEVKAQKCKDCGTAIVCGRRCQPCQEKENDKARKRRAAAGLQKAHKRAHKNNTRAAQAGLAGTYTAEQMRTKAALFGNKCLYCGGKYEEDDHFIPLERGGGSDIDNMVPSCSRCNNDKGDQDPFEWMMTFTDGRARKVMFRCVGVKGISSSPARPYAANTAVTLGNPHPHADRRVANSYSTPSLVQPIRKATWEQQEEWYSSQQYEDRECEEYFQEHKWMYEDETADETEAA from the coding sequence ATGGACACGACGACGGAAGTGAAGGCTCAGAAGTGCAAGGACTGCGGTACGGCCATCGTTTGTGGTCGGCGGTGCCAGCCGTGCCAGGAGAAGGAGAACGACAAGGCGCGGAAACGTCGGGCCGCAGCTGGTCTGCAGAAGGCGCACAAGCGGGCCCACAAGAACAACACGCGGGCCGCACAAGCTGGGCTGGCGGGCACCTACACCGCAGAGCAGATGAGGACCAAGGCAGCGCTGTTCGGGAACAAGTGCCTCTACTGCGGGGGCAAGTACGAGGAAGACGATCATTTCATCCCGCTGGAGCGCGGAGGCGGCAGCGACATCGACAACATGGTCCCCTCATGCAGCAGGTGTAACAACGACAAGGGAGACCAGGACCCCTTCGAGTGGATGATGACGTTCACCGACGGTAGAGCCCGCAAGGTCATGTTCAGGTGCGTAGGGGTAAAGGGGATCAGCTCTTCCCCTGCGCGGCCCTACGCGGCCAACACTGCGGTCACATTGGGGAATCCGCACCCCCACGCGGATCGTAGAGTAGCCAATAGCTACTCTACCCCCTCCCTTGTCCAACCCATCCGCAAGGCCACCTGGGAGCAACAGGAGGAGTGGTACTCCAGCCAGCAGTACGAGGACCGCGAGTGCGAGGAGTACTTCCAGGAACACAAGTGGATGTACGAGGACGAGACCGCTGATGAGACCGAGGCAGCGTAG
- a CDS encoding recombinase family protein, whose translation MNATAYIRVSSKAQNLAMQRHAIEQEAARRGDTIVEWYSEKRSAKTSQRPELERLRADIRAGCVRKVYGFRFDRFLRTGPADAFKFAEECHQNGVELVTVADGLHLKPGKDDVVTSVLLFAFSLAAKLERAAINDRIAAARERLEAEGKPWGRPSRLTSGDVAKIVALQAQGLSHRAIAVRVHVPRSTVTLALKRAAAAA comes from the coding sequence ATGAACGCGACCGCGTACATCAGGGTGAGCAGCAAGGCTCAGAACCTCGCGATGCAGCGCCACGCCATCGAGCAGGAAGCGGCGCGCCGAGGCGACACCATCGTGGAGTGGTACAGCGAGAAGCGGAGCGCGAAGACCTCCCAGCGCCCCGAGCTGGAGCGGCTCCGCGCCGACATCCGCGCGGGCTGCGTCCGCAAGGTGTACGGCTTCCGCTTCGACCGCTTCCTGCGCACGGGCCCTGCCGACGCGTTCAAGTTCGCGGAGGAGTGCCACCAGAACGGAGTAGAGCTGGTCACGGTCGCCGACGGGCTGCACCTCAAGCCGGGGAAGGACGATGTCGTCACGAGCGTCCTGCTGTTCGCGTTCTCGCTCGCCGCCAAGCTGGAGAGGGCAGCCATCAACGACCGGATCGCGGCTGCCCGCGAGCGCTTGGAAGCCGAGGGCAAGCCGTGGGGGCGCCCATCCCGGCTGACCTCCGGGGACGTAGCGAAGATCGTCGCGCTCCAAGCGCAGGGGCTCTCGCACCGCGCCATCGCGGTCCGCGTCCACGTCCCGCGTTCGACGGTCACCCTGGCATTGAAGCGGGCCGCCGCAGCGGCGTAG
- a CDS encoding M48 family metallopeptidase, whose protein sequence is MSEPVLEGLLFDGRSAASTPVRLSIAGGVLTVRTPDGVLLLEHGLSRLTVSEAFATAPRQLGLPGGAVVEVADGSALTAALAAAGRRPGLVARLEARWPAALAAVVAGVGVLVSAYVYGLPAAARWVAGRLPPSAERRLGDGVLEVLDRNLLRPTTLSEEEQRAAQARVDDAARFGAPAVSYRLLFRAAGFGPSTNAFALPGGTVVLLDGLVRGTASDDRLVAVVGHELGHVARRHSMQAFLKSAGVGAAASLLWGDFSGQAAAIPAALAMFDYSRDAEREADEDGVRFLRAAGRSALPMVDALCLLQSVELEAGMGELPGLLSTHPKLAERIAHVRDLGGVDPSYRCPDPPPRACTTCDSDEDEDGEDGFGEDEEGEDGTATCEPEGAPRPGSD, encoded by the coding sequence GTGAGCGAACCCGTCCTCGAAGGCCTCCTCTTCGACGGGCGAAGCGCCGCCTCGACGCCGGTCCGGCTCTCGATCGCCGGAGGCGTCCTCACGGTCAGGACGCCCGACGGCGTGCTCCTCCTCGAGCACGGCCTCTCCCGGCTCACCGTGTCCGAGGCGTTCGCCACGGCGCCGCGGCAGCTCGGGCTGCCCGGCGGCGCGGTGGTCGAGGTCGCGGACGGCTCGGCCCTCACCGCCGCGCTCGCTGCGGCGGGCCGGCGCCCCGGGCTCGTGGCCCGGCTCGAGGCGCGCTGGCCTGCCGCGCTCGCAGCCGTCGTCGCGGGCGTCGGCGTCCTCGTCTCGGCGTACGTCTACGGGCTCCCCGCCGCGGCCCGCTGGGTCGCCGGGAGGCTGCCGCCGAGCGCCGAGCGGCGGCTCGGGGACGGCGTCCTCGAGGTCCTCGACCGAAACCTCCTCCGCCCCACGACGCTCTCGGAGGAGGAGCAGCGCGCCGCGCAGGCCCGGGTCGACGATGCGGCGCGGTTCGGAGCGCCCGCGGTGAGCTATCGGCTCCTCTTCCGCGCCGCCGGGTTCGGGCCGAGCACGAACGCCTTCGCGCTCCCCGGCGGCACGGTGGTCCTGCTCGACGGCCTCGTGCGCGGCACCGCGAGCGACGATCGCCTCGTCGCGGTCGTCGGGCACGAGCTCGGGCACGTCGCCCGGCGCCACTCGATGCAGGCGTTCCTGAAGAGCGCCGGGGTGGGCGCGGCGGCGAGCCTGCTCTGGGGCGACTTCTCCGGCCAGGCCGCGGCGATCCCGGCCGCGCTCGCGATGTTCGACTACTCGCGGGACGCCGAGCGCGAGGCGGACGAGGACGGGGTCCGCTTCCTGCGGGCCGCCGGGCGCTCCGCCCTGCCGATGGTGGACGCGCTCTGCCTGCTCCAGAGCGTCGAGCTCGAGGCCGGGATGGGCGAGCTGCCAGGGCTCCTCTCCACGCATCCGAAGCTCGCGGAGCGGATCGCGCACGTGCGCGACCTCGGCGGCGTCGACCCGTCCTACCGCTGCCCGGACCCGCCGCCGCGGGCGTGCACGACCTGCGATTCCGACGAGGACGAGGACGGCGAGGACGGGTTCGGCGAGGACGAGGAAGGCGAGGACGGGACGGCGACGTGCGAGCCGGAGGGAGCGCCACGTCCGGGCAGCGACTAG
- a CDS encoding YjgN family protein codes for MSELAVPAPAASAEAFPGAPAPPPRPQPLPIRFTGSGGEYFRIWIVNLLLVLLTLGIWSAWAKVRKTRYFWSNTQLAGAAFQYHGSPGAILRGRLLAGAFFVAYSVAGRISVTAGLVAGAVLMLLAPWFFYKSMRFKLANTSWRGLRFGFDSTVGQAYAVLAPAVVLGVLFLGSLATMQRIAPGEKPNFVPVLLAELALFTLWPWLHARVKAYQHGRARYGNLAFELEPSTGAFYGVYGKTFLFALPLFVLFGIAIAGVFAATGRVEDPGAVKRALVPIVVVTYAMLLVAYAFAGAFFTARLQRLVWTRTHGGPLRFSTSVTARGFMRVWLVNGVLTLLTVGMYWPWAAVAIARYRLECMTVEASAPVEAIAAGSLPAEGSATGEGAVDLFGWDLGL; via the coding sequence ATGAGCGAGCTCGCCGTGCCGGCGCCGGCAGCGTCGGCCGAAGCCTTCCCGGGCGCACCCGCACCGCCGCCCCGGCCGCAGCCCCTGCCGATCCGGTTCACCGGGTCGGGCGGAGAGTACTTCCGGATCTGGATCGTCAACCTGCTCCTCGTCCTCTTGACGCTCGGGATCTGGTCCGCGTGGGCGAAGGTCCGCAAGACGCGCTACTTCTGGAGCAACACGCAGCTCGCCGGCGCGGCCTTCCAGTACCACGGGAGCCCCGGCGCGATCCTGCGCGGCCGGCTCCTCGCCGGCGCCTTCTTCGTCGCGTACTCGGTCGCCGGGCGCATCTCGGTCACCGCGGGCCTGGTGGCCGGCGCGGTGCTCATGCTGCTCGCCCCCTGGTTCTTCTACAAGTCCATGCGCTTCAAGCTCGCGAACACGAGCTGGCGGGGGCTGCGGTTCGGGTTCGACTCCACCGTGGGGCAGGCGTACGCGGTCCTCGCGCCGGCCGTGGTGCTCGGCGTCCTCTTCCTCGGCTCGCTCGCGACCATGCAGCGGATCGCTCCGGGCGAGAAGCCGAACTTCGTGCCGGTCCTCCTCGCGGAGCTCGCGCTCTTCACTCTCTGGCCCTGGCTGCACGCGCGCGTGAAGGCGTACCAGCACGGGCGCGCGCGCTACGGGAACCTCGCGTTCGAGCTCGAGCCATCCACCGGCGCGTTCTACGGCGTCTACGGCAAGACCTTCCTCTTCGCGCTGCCCCTCTTCGTGCTGTTCGGGATCGCCATCGCCGGCGTGTTCGCGGCCACGGGCCGGGTCGAGGACCCGGGGGCCGTGAAGCGCGCGCTCGTCCCGATCGTGGTCGTCACCTACGCCATGCTCCTCGTGGCGTACGCCTTCGCCGGCGCGTTCTTCACCGCGCGCTTGCAGCGGCTCGTCTGGACCCGCACCCACGGCGGCCCGTTGCGCTTCTCGACGAGCGTCACGGCGCGCGGCTTCATGCGCGTCTGGCTCGTGAACGGTGTCCTGACGCTCCTCACGGTCGGGATGTACTGGCCGTGGGCGGCGGTGGCGATCGCGCGCTACCGGCTCGAGTGCATGACGGTCGAGGCGAGCGCGCCCGTGGAGGCCATCGCGGCGGGGAGCCTTCCGGCGGAGGGCTCCGCGACGGGCGAGGGCGCGGTCGATCTCTTCGGGTGGGACCTCGGCCTGTGA
- a CDS encoding ATP-binding protein: MADWSPSVALQFKPVLDAAPDAMVITDRVGRMVVVNSEAERLFGYGSGELLGSPVETLIPERFRTAHPHHRNRYFLDPRTRPMGGAGGVELFGLRKDGTEFPAEISLSPLETEDGMFAITAIRDVTVRRKLESHTKALLEAAPDAMVIADRRGKVLLVNAQAERLFGYTREELLGQRVEALIPPRFRAAHPAHRTRYFDEPRPRPMGAGGLELYGLRKDGTEFPAEISLSPLETADGLLAITAIRDVAERKRAEEDRARLHAQLQATLEELGAAYDKSQQLERLKTQFFANVSHELRTPLALILGPADELLASDLPPGPRRDVEVIARNARTLAKHVNDLLDVAKLEAGKMALELSDVDVAQLVRLVAAHFDALAASREMAYSVEAPATLAARVDPDKLQRVVFNLLSNAFKFTPEAGKVRCTLRVEPEGAGSAPDLAIEVADSGPGVPPAERETVFARFTRGDDDTARRVGGTGLGLAITRDFVELHGGRIALGEAPEGGAIFSVHLPLRAAAGAPAGQGTGEGASEYGAGVVEELRSRATKPAATGERGRPLVLVVEDNPDMRRFVGDALSGEFEVATAPDGEAGLAAALARPPDAVVTDMMMPRMSGEELVRAARRHDALAGVPVLVLTARADDALRAQLLRDGAQDYLMKPFSPEELRARTANLVSVKLAREVLQRELRTQTSDVVALAGEVAARKRELEAALEVTRLAKEEAERASAVKTNFLRLVSHELRTPLTTLHLQLQRLTRDTEHPLEPHQREIVRRGSFAATRLTGLVEALLHEAQLASGRLSVAVEDVDLGALVAKVVEEHRPLADDKGLALRLRARDHVPWVETEPRFLKLILSNLVGNAVKFTAAGVVEVGVEGRGDELRVEVRDSGPGIAAEDRARVFEPFERGVRVAEQFVPGLGLGLAVVRDLAAAIGATVELSSSSSAGSTFTVTLPRRQPSAARGVSSRRGGRREGEKGGTSSATEEKSS; the protein is encoded by the coding sequence ATGGCCGACTGGAGCCCCAGCGTGGCGCTGCAGTTCAAGCCGGTGCTGGACGCGGCGCCGGACGCGATGGTGATCACGGATCGCGTCGGCCGGATGGTCGTCGTCAACTCCGAGGCGGAGCGGCTCTTCGGCTACGGCAGCGGCGAGCTGCTGGGCTCTCCGGTGGAGACGCTCATCCCCGAGCGCTTCCGGACGGCGCACCCCCACCATCGCAACCGGTACTTCCTCGACCCGCGGACGCGCCCGATGGGCGGCGCGGGCGGCGTGGAGCTGTTCGGCCTGCGCAAGGACGGGACCGAGTTCCCCGCCGAGATCAGCCTCTCGCCCCTCGAGACCGAGGATGGGATGTTCGCCATCACCGCCATCCGCGACGTGACGGTGCGCAGGAAGCTCGAGTCGCACACCAAGGCGCTCCTCGAGGCGGCGCCGGACGCGATGGTGATCGCGGATCGGCGCGGCAAGGTGCTCCTCGTGAACGCCCAGGCCGAGAGGCTCTTCGGCTACACCAGGGAGGAGCTGCTCGGGCAGCGCGTCGAGGCGCTCATCCCGCCGCGGTTCCGCGCCGCGCACCCCGCCCACCGCACCCGCTACTTCGACGAGCCGCGGCCGCGTCCGATGGGGGCGGGCGGACTGGAGCTGTACGGCCTGCGGAAGGACGGCACCGAGTTCCCCGCGGAGATCAGCCTCTCGCCCCTCGAGACGGCGGACGGCCTGCTCGCCATCACGGCGATCCGGGACGTCGCCGAGCGCAAGCGCGCCGAGGAGGACCGGGCGCGGCTGCACGCGCAGCTCCAGGCGACGCTCGAGGAGCTGGGCGCGGCGTACGACAAGTCGCAGCAGCTCGAGCGGCTCAAGACCCAGTTCTTCGCGAACGTCAGCCACGAGCTGCGCACGCCGCTCGCGCTCATCCTCGGTCCCGCCGACGAGCTCCTCGCCTCGGACCTGCCGCCAGGGCCGCGCCGCGACGTCGAGGTGATCGCGCGGAACGCGCGGACGCTCGCGAAGCACGTGAACGACCTGCTCGACGTCGCGAAGCTCGAGGCCGGGAAGATGGCGCTCGAGCTCTCGGACGTGGACGTCGCGCAGCTGGTCCGGCTGGTGGCGGCCCACTTCGACGCCCTCGCGGCGAGCCGGGAGATGGCCTACTCCGTGGAGGCGCCCGCGACGCTCGCCGCGCGCGTGGATCCGGACAAGCTCCAGCGCGTGGTGTTCAACCTCCTCTCGAACGCGTTCAAGTTCACGCCCGAGGCGGGGAAGGTCCGCTGCACGCTGCGCGTCGAGCCCGAGGGGGCGGGCTCGGCCCCCGACCTCGCGATCGAGGTCGCGGACAGCGGGCCGGGCGTCCCGCCGGCGGAGCGGGAGACGGTGTTCGCGCGCTTCACGCGCGGCGACGACGACACGGCCCGCCGGGTGGGCGGGACCGGCCTGGGCCTCGCGATCACGAGGGACTTCGTGGAGCTCCACGGGGGCCGGATCGCGCTCGGCGAGGCGCCCGAGGGTGGAGCGATCTTCAGCGTTCACCTCCCGCTGCGGGCGGCCGCCGGCGCGCCGGCAGGGCAGGGCACGGGCGAGGGCGCCTCCGAGTACGGGGCCGGCGTGGTCGAGGAGCTCCGCTCGCGCGCGACGAAGCCCGCCGCGACGGGGGAGCGCGGAAGACCGCTCGTCCTCGTGGTCGAGGACAACCCCGACATGCGCCGCTTCGTCGGCGACGCGCTCTCCGGGGAGTTCGAGGTCGCCACCGCGCCGGACGGCGAGGCCGGGCTCGCCGCGGCGCTGGCGCGGCCCCCCGACGCGGTCGTCACGGACATGATGATGCCGCGCATGTCCGGCGAGGAGCTCGTCCGCGCCGCGCGCCGCCACGACGCCCTCGCCGGCGTGCCGGTCCTGGTGCTCACCGCGCGGGCCGACGACGCCCTGCGCGCGCAGCTCCTGCGCGACGGGGCGCAGGACTACCTCATGAAGCCGTTCTCGCCGGAGGAGCTGCGCGCGCGCACGGCGAACCTCGTCTCGGTGAAGCTCGCGCGCGAGGTGCTGCAGCGCGAGCTGAGGACGCAGACGAGCGACGTGGTCGCGCTGGCCGGCGAGGTCGCCGCGCGCAAGCGTGAGCTCGAGGCGGCGCTGGAGGTGACGCGGCTCGCCAAGGAGGAGGCGGAGCGGGCCAGCGCGGTCAAGACGAACTTCCTCCGGCTGGTGTCGCACGAGCTGCGGACGCCGCTCACCACCCTGCACCTGCAGCTGCAGCGGCTCACCCGCGACACCGAGCACCCGCTCGAACCGCACCAGCGCGAGATCGTGCGGCGAGGGAGCTTCGCGGCCACGCGGCTCACCGGGCTCGTCGAGGCGCTGCTGCACGAGGCGCAGCTCGCGAGCGGCCGCCTCTCGGTGGCGGTCGAGGACGTCGATCTCGGCGCGCTCGTCGCGAAGGTGGTGGAGGAGCACCGCCCGCTGGCCGACGACAAGGGGCTCGCGCTGCGGCTCCGCGCGCGCGACCACGTGCCGTGGGTGGAGACCGAGCCGCGCTTCCTCAAGCTCATCCTCTCGAACCTCGTCGGGAACGCGGTGAAGTTCACCGCCGCGGGCGTGGTGGAGGTCGGGGTCGAGGGGCGCGGCGACGAGCTGCGCGTCGAGGTCAGGGACTCCGGACCGGGCATCGCCGCGGAGGATCGCGCGCGCGTCTTCGAGCCGTTCGAGCGCGGGGTGCGCGTGGCCGAGCAGTTCGTCCCGGGCCTCGGCCTCGGGCTGGCGGTGGTGCGGGACCTCGCCGCCGCGATCGGCGCGACGGTGGAGCTGTCGTCGTCTTCCTCCGCGGGGAGCACGTTCACGGTGACCCTGCCGCGCCGACAGCCCTCGGCCGCGCGCGGCGTGTCCTCGCGCCGCGGCGGCCGCCGCGAGGGCGAGAAGGGCGGGACGTCCTCCGCGACGGAGGAGAAGTCGAGCTAG